CCGGAGCAGGAAAAGTCCGCAGTGGTGCAGGTTTACGCGGCCCGAGCCTTTAACTGGCGGGGTTATTTTGCGGTCCATACCTGGATCAGCACCAAGGCCGCCGGCGCCGGCCAGTATTACGTTCATGATGTGACGGGATGGCGCTACTACTCAGTGCAATCGCGGCCAGGTGTGCCGGACCGCGCCTGGTTCGGGTCAGCCCCGGCTCTGATCGCGGATATCCGTGGTGAAAAGGCCACCAGGATCATCGAGCAGCTTGATGAAGTCATAGACCGCTACCCCTACCCGACCCAGTACAAAGCCTGGCCGGGACCCAACAGCAATACCTTTGTGGCCTGGGTTATTCGTGAAATCCCGGAGTTGGAGGTCGCCCTGCCCAGCCATGCCATCGGCAAGGATTATCTGGGAGAGGATCTTTTCGCCAGGGTTCCCGGAGGCACTGGTTATCAGCTTTCGCTCGGTGGATACTTCGGCATTCTTGCGGGAACCAGGGAGGGTTTTGAGTTAAACATTCTTGGTCTTTCTCTCGGTGTTAACCCTCTGGGATTGGGTATCAAACTTCCGGGGGTTGGCGACCTGGCACTACGCAACACTAACCCAATGCCAGACGTTACCTCGCCTGAGACGGGTGCTGCCAAGACGGTCGGTGCAGGGCAGTCCTCCCAAAAAACGCTGTGAACACGTCCGTGTGCGCTTGGGCTCCGCCATCCATGGCTCCGCACCTTTTTGGGAGGACTGCCCTGCACCGCCCTGTTTCAGAGTAAGCTGCCAGCGTCAGGCAAAACCTGCGTAACGGACAAAACCCGCTGCCGCAATACCGGCAGCGATAGAGGGCAGAGGTTTCTTGGTCGCCAGCATTACAGCCGCAGTCGCTAACAGAGCAGCCACGGAGCCGACATCACCGCTAAAGGCCATCGGGACGATGATGGCGATCAGCACCGAGCTGGCCATGGTGTTGATGAAGCTCTCAATGCGGGGGCTGATGGTTACGAACGACATCAGGAAGACGCCGCCGAAGCGGGTTACCACGGTAACGGCAGTAATGATTGCAATGAGCGCCAACGTGCCCAGAGTGGTTGTTTCAATGGTCATGACGAGCCCTCTTTCGCATGCTCATCCGGCTTCTTTTCCAGCCAGAAAAAGCCGATAGCGCCGCCTGCCAGTGCCCCGATAACCACGTGCATGTTGGGCGGCAGCCACTTCCACGCGGCCAGCGAGGAGACCGCCGCTACCGTCCAGGCGACCAGCGTTCTGGGTGATTTTTTACCCCCCAGGGCCATCGCCAGCAGGAAACAGCCAAGCACCATATCCAGGCCCAGGGACTTGGGGTTCTGCAACAGCCCACCGAAATAAACGCCGAGCCAGGTGCCAATGATCCAGGCCATCCAGATGGCAAGGCCACCGCCCAGAATGACTTCCAGATTTCGCGTTCCCCGCTGATACTCTTGGGCGGAAACGGCCCAGTTGGCATCGGTCAGCAATAGCAGAAGGCTATAGCGGCGCCCCGGGGACATATCACGCAGCATGGGATAGAGCGAAGCGCCCATCAGCAGGTGCCTGGAATTGATGGCAAACACCACGGCAATGACTGGCAACAGGGATACTTCTCCGCCCCACATGTCCACTGCCGCAAATTGCGAGGCCCCGGCAAAGACGGTGGCGCTCATCAGCAGGGCCTGGAGCGGCTCAAGCCCCTTCTGCATGGCAGCCAGACCGAAGGCAGCGCCGAACGCCACCACGAACAATGAGATGGGAAGCAGCCGAAAGAATTCGGCGCGCACTTTGGAGGCGCTTAGCTGATAGGGATAGGAGACGCTTGTCATTTTAGCAAGCTAATGAATTCCAGTATCCAAACGTATAGGTAGATGCCGCAAAAGCCGAATTCTTCCGACTAAAGTTGCTGCAGCGTGTGCTCCAGAGTTTCACTGATGCTGGCGTTGAGCTTCAGGTCGACCAGGGAATCGGCCCGGGTGCGGCCCAGATTCAGCGTAGCAATGGGCCGGGACCATTCCGTGGCATAGCGACAGAACCGGAAGCCCGAATACACCATCAGGGAGGAGCCGATCACCAGCAAGCCGTCGCTGGCTTTCAGGGCATCAAGGGCGGAGTGGACCCGCTGCTTCGGTACATAGTC
This DNA window, taken from Marinobacter halotolerans, encodes the following:
- a CDS encoding AzlD family protein, with the protein product MTIETTTLGTLALIAIITAVTVVTRFGGVFLMSFVTISPRIESFINTMASSVLIAIIVPMAFSGDVGSVAALLATAAVMLATKKPLPSIAAGIAAAGFVRYAGFA
- a CDS encoding AzlC family ABC transporter permease, with the protein product MTSVSYPYQLSASKVRAEFFRLLPISLFVVAFGAAFGLAAMQKGLEPLQALLMSATVFAGASQFAAVDMWGGEVSLLPVIAVVFAINSRHLLMGASLYPMLRDMSPGRRYSLLLLLTDANWAVSAQEYQRGTRNLEVILGGGLAIWMAWIIGTWLGVYFGGLLQNPKSLGLDMVLGCFLLAMALGGKKSPRTLVAWTVAAVSSLAAWKWLPPNMHVVIGALAGGAIGFFWLEKKPDEHAKEGSS
- a CDS encoding DUF3750 domain-containing protein, producing MAKIKRCLLGFVLTLAVLLAGPVFLAACASFQDSNSWRTADRSSAAIAPSPEQEKSAVVQVYAARAFNWRGYFAVHTWISTKAAGAGQYYVHDVTGWRYYSVQSRPGVPDRAWFGSAPALIADIRGEKATRIIEQLDEVIDRYPYPTQYKAWPGPNSNTFVAWVIREIPELEVALPSHAIGKDYLGEDLFARVPGGTGYQLSLGGYFGILAGTREGFELNILGLSLGVNPLGLGIKLPGVGDLALRNTNPMPDVTSPETGAAKTVGAGQSSQKTL